GCCGATAAACGTGACTATGAGCTGAGCAGCCTGGCACGCTGGCACGATGCGGGCAGGCCGGTCCGGGACCACTTCCTCAATCCGCCGGGCAGCGCCGGCAGGCGTGTCCTGGACATGGAAGACGCCCGCAACAGCACCCGCCTCACCGCCTGGGACGGCAATCTGGCAGGGGCCAGGCAGGCCAGCCAGAGGTTGAACATCGTGGACGGCGCCGCTTTTTCCGCCACGCGGCTGGAGAAATGGGCCGGCTGTCCCTTTAAATATTTCCTGGAGAACATACTCAATATTGTTGTGCTCGATCCCCCCGAGGAGCTGCTGGAGATCGATCCCATGGAGCGAGGCTCGCTGCTCCACAGGGTACTTGAACGGTTTCACAACGAGTGCTCGTCCGCCGGGATCGCGCCGGCCCACGGCGCCCCCTGGCAGAAAAAGCATCTGGCTCTGCTCACCGGCATCGCCATGGATGAGTTCGAGGAGGCCGGCAGGCGCGGAGTCACCGGCCATCCCCTGCTCTGGCAGGCGGCTCAAACCGAAATGCTGCACGATCTTTCCGTCTTCCTGCAGGAGGACAACGCCCTGCGCGCCCGGAACGTTTCCAAACCCGAGTATGCCGAGTACAGCTTCGGCATCGACGGCGATGCAAGGTCCCACGCCGCGCCCCGCGTACGGCTGGCAGGAGGACTCACCATAAGCTTCCGCGGCAAGATAGACCGCATCGATTTCAATCCGGGTCGCAGCAGGGCCTGGGTGATCGATTACAAGACCGGCAAAGCGCGCAACCTGGACGTGTTCAAAAAAGACATGCTGATCGGCGGTACGCTGCTGCAGCTGCCTGTCTACGCCCTCGCGCTGCGCGCCGGCATGGACGAGGATTGTGTGATCGAAGCTATGTACTGGTACAACACGGGCCGCGGGGGCTTCAGGCGCATGGAGGTCCCTCTGGCAGAGGTCGAGAACAGATTCCGGGAGTGCCTGGACGTGATCATAAGCGGCATAGCCGCCGGCATGTTCGCGGCCAATCCCGGCCGCATCGAAAACGAAGACTTCGGAAGCTGTGGCTGGTGCGATTTCAAGCGCATTTGCCATTCAGACCGCCATATACAGTGGGAGAGGAAGTCCGGCGACCCCGCGCTGCAACGTTACCTGCGCATGCAGGATATCGAAGGGGATTTGAATCCATGAACAACCTGCCGCTTACGGCCGACCATGCTTCCCGCCGCAGGATATCTGAAAACCTGCAGGAAGGGCTCTTCGTCGAGGCCGGCGCCGGCACGGGGAAAACCACCGAGATGGTTTCACGCATCGTCAACCTGATCAGGCAGGGCGTGACCACCATCGACCGCCTGGCCGCCATCACCTTTACCGAGATGGCGGCCGCCGAGCTGCGCGACCGTGTCAGGCGCGGCCTGGAGGAGTATGCCCTCTCACCCGGCGCCTGCGAAGAGGAGAAAAAGCGCTGTCGGGAGGCGGCCGCCGATATGGACGGCGCCAGTATCCAGACCTTGCACAGCTTCGCCGCCTCTCTGCTGCGCGAGCGCCCGCTGGAGGCGGGGCTGCCGCCCAACTTCCGCATCGCGGAGCCCATCGAGGCCGACATACGTTTCGAGGATAAATGGCAATCGTGGCTGCACGGTGAATTGCTGACCGGTGATACCGCCCTCGAGCTGCTCAGATTGATCAAACTGGGATTGAAAACAGGCCACCTGCGCGCCGCCGCAATAGCGCTGCAAAGCAACTACGACCGCATCGGCCAACCCTTCGACATTCACCCGGCGCCGCCGCGCCGGGCGGTGGCGAAAGTGGTCGAATCCCTTCCGCTGATGCAGAAACTGTGCAGCCTCTGCCTGGACGAATCGGACAACCTCTATCAGCATATGCAGGGTGTCCTCAGCCTGGGCGCCGCGCTTTCCTCCATGCAGCCGTCCGATGATTACGCCCTGATGGCGCTGGCCAGGGGCGGCAAGCTCAAACAAAGCAGGGGCGACAGAAAGAAATGGGGCAACCTGCCGTCCGGCGAGAACGCCTGCAGCGAGCTTAAGGCCCTGCTGGGCGATCTGGAGGAGGCCCGGCAGGCCGAGATCGAATCCGTCAAACAGGCCGGGCTGGCCGTCCTGCTCGAAAAGCTGCGCCTGGCGGTGCTCGCCTACGCTGACGAGCGGCGCGCGGGCGGCGTGGCCGAGTTTCACGACCTGCTGGTGTGGGCGCGCGATACGCTGCGCGATAATGCGTCCGTCAGAAAGCACTTCCAGCATAAATACAGCCGGATACTGATCGACGAATTCCAGGACACCGACCCTATCCAGGCCGAGATAGCCTTTTACCTGACATCCGGGCCTGCTGAAGGCGGCCGCGACCTGGCCGAGAGCGACTGGAAAAAGCTCAGCCCGCTCCCGGGCAGGCTCTTTGTTGTGGGAGATCCCAAGCAATCCATCTACCGCTTCCGCCGGGCCGATATCGCCACGGTGGACACGGTGCGCGGACTGATGGCGGCCGGCAGCGCGCCGCTGACGCACAACTTCCGGTCGCAGCACACCATCATAGCCTGGGTCAACCATGTTTTCCAGAGGTGGATGGTCGGCCGGGAGGGCGTGCAGCCGCCCTACATGAATCTGGAGCACGCTCAGATGCCGCCGGAATCGCAGCTGGAGCGCTGCGTGAAATATATCGGAGGCTACGTTGAAAACGAACGGGCTGCTGTTAGGCGCCGGGAGGCACAGGAGGTGGCGCTGCTCCTGCAGCATATCCGGACGGGGGGCTGGCAGGTCAGGGGGACGGACGGCGCGCTGCGGGACGCTGAATTCCGGGACGTCTGCATCCTGATGCCGTCGCGCACCGGCCTGGCGGCGCTTGAGCGCCAGCTTTCAGAGGCGAGGGTCCCCTACCGCATCGAGAGCGAGTCATTCATACTGGGCACGCAGGACGTAAAGGAACTGCTCAATTGCCTGCGGGCCATCGACTCGCCCGCCGACCAGGTTGCGCTGGTGGGCGCCCTGCGCTCATCGGCCTTCGCCTGCAGCGATGAGGACCTGCTGCTGTGGGTGGAGGGCGGCGGCAGGCTCGATTATATCGATCCCGGCCGGGGAGAGGGTATCGTAAGGGATGCCCTGGCGACGCTGCAGAGTTTTCACGTCGGGCGCGGCTGGCTGCAGGCCGACCGGCTGATCGAGAATTTTATCGAGGACAGGCGCTTATCGCAGTCCGCCTACGGGCGGTCCAGGCCGCGAGAGAAGCTGCGCCGCCTTCAGGCCATGGTCGACCTGGCGCGGGCCTATGCCAGGGTGGAGGGCAGTTCGCTGCGGGGATTTTTGGACTGGATGGACCGTCGTGCGGAGGAGGGGTCGCGCATGGAGGAGGCGCCCGTGCCGGAGGCGGACGAGGACGCAGTGCGCATCATGACCGTCCACGCCGCCAAGGGGCTGGAGTTCCCCATCGTGATTATGCTCGGCCTGGACGACCGCCCCAGCGCCCGTTTCTCCAGCGTGATCTTCGACAGGTCCGGAGGCTGCGAGGTCCGCCTGGGCAGCGGCGCCGGCGAGTTCAAGACGGCAGGCTATGACGGGCTCAAGGACATCGAGAGAGAGGCTGAGGAAGCCGAGCGTGTGAGGCTCAAATATGTTGCCGCCACGCGCGCGCGCGACCACCTCGTGCTCAGCCTTTATCACTCGTCAGAAAAGACCGATGCGGCCGCAATTCTGGGGCACTGCGAGGGCGCTGCGGACCTATGGGGGGAGATCGACCTTTCCGGCGTGACGCCTTTTCGCCCGGACGCCGAAGCCGTTGCCGATGAAAAGGATGATGGTAAGCCCGAACTGGATAGATGGAAGGAACGGCGCGCGCTCGTACTGGCGCAATCATCCAGGCCGGCGGCCGTAGCTGTAACCGACCTGGTGAAGATGTCCAAGGAGGAGGCCGAGGGCGGGGAGGTCTATTACCGCACCGGGCGGGGAGGCAGCAGCCTTGGCCGGGCCGTGCACAGCGTGCTGCAGAGCATCGACCTGTCCACCGGCGCGGGCATGCAGGATTTCAGCAGGGCGCAAGCTGCCGCGGAGGGCATCGCCGGCCGCTGGCAGGAGGTGGCCAAAATGGCCGGTAACGGCCTGCAATCGGACATCGTAAGGCGCGCTGTGGCATCCGGCAATTACCACCGCGAGGTCTTCATCAGCGCAGCGGTCGACGGCAGGCTGCTGGAAGGGATCATGGACATTATCTTCGAGGAGGAGGACGGTCTGGTCATCGCCGATTATAAGACCGATGCCATCGATAAAGAGGATGAGCTGTTGGAGAAGAGGGATATCTACGAACTGCAGGCGGGCCTTTACGCCCTGATGGCGCAGGAGGCAACGGGCAGGCCGGTCAAGCAGGTGGTGCTGCTGTTCCTGAGGACAAAAAAAGAAATAGCTCCGGGGGATATCGATCGACTTATCGCGGAGGCGAGGACAAGGGTGGCCGGCGTCAAATAAAACCCCTGTAAAACGAGGATGCCGCAGGCTGAATGCCTCGCCGTTGCCATGCCTGTTATAATATGCCACCTAACAAAAAAGGAGGTTGATTATGGCATCAGGACCATTATTCCAGAGAATGTTGCGCGCAGCCAAACTGGAATCGCAGCTTTACGAGGAGGTTGAGTCCGATTCCACCGCGACCGGTCAGGCGTTGCTGGTGGTCGTGCTGGTCAGCGTCTGCTCGGGCATCGGATCAGGCATCTCCGCCGCCATGAAGGGAAGCGAGACCGTGTCCGGCTTCTTCATCGGGCTGGCCACCGGCATTATCGGATCGCTGATAGCCTGGTTCGTCTTCTCACTTCTCTGCTTCTGGCTGGGCACATCCATCTTCAAGGGGCCCAACACCAAGTCCTCACTGGGAGAACTGCTGCGGGTACTGGGCTTTGCTTACTCGCCGGGCGTGCTCAACATATTCAGCTTCATTCCGTTCATCGGCCCCATTATCCCCTTCGTGACCTGGATATGGACGATCATAGCTGCCGTGATAGCGGTCAGGCAGGCCTGCGACTTCACCACCGGCAGGTCTATCGGCACGGTCATCGTGGCCGCCATCATACCCATCATCATCATCGTGCTGCTGGGTGTGCTGATCGGCGGAGCGATCGCGGCGGTCAGCTCGTAAACCGCGGAGCGGTTTATATTTTCTCGTACATGGCGATCTCGGCCTGCCCTTCCAGGAAAGGCTTGATCGCCCTGAACATGTCCTTGAAATGGGGCGCTGACGAGTGGAAGGTCAGCGCCTCGTTGTCTTCATACTTCTCGTAGAAAAAGAAGATATCGCGGTTGTCGGCGCGCCTGTGGACGCTGTAGTCGATGCAGCCCGGGTCCTTGAGGAATTTGGGCGCGAAACTCTGGATGGCCTTTGCCATCTCGTCTCCCTGGCCTTCCTTGGCGCGCATAGTTGCGGTTATTACGATCATTTTACCTCTCCCCCTGCCCCCTCTCTCAGAGAGGGGATAAGCTTTTTACTTAAAAAGGATCGCCTCCCTCGTTATACTCCCCCTGCAGACACGCAATGACAGGTCAAATAAACTGCTGAAAGAACTTTTTATAATTATCATTGCCGGTTGAGCGGGATTTGAACTCGGGGCCGCCGCCGGCCCAGGCGATATCGCCGTGCATGGCCAGCAGCTCCAGGTGGCTCATGACCTCGCGATGCGACAGATATTTGCCGAAGCCTTTGCGCAGGCGAGGCTCGAAAAGCTCGATGGATATCTGATCGAGATCGAGGACGCGGCCATCCAGTATCTTCAGGATGTTGCCGCAGCGCTCGACGTGGAAACGCAGTATCTCGGCGGCGCGTTCGGCCGGCTTCAAATAGTGGGGCTCGCCCCTTTCGTACAGCCGGTGGCCGGGCAGGAGCAGCTCGGTATGCGCGCACTGCTTCTGCAACTTATCCAGCGACCGTATATAGGCCATTAAACCGTAAGCGCTGTTATCATTGCCGTAGCCCTCGGGCAGTATACGCCTGTTGCAGTAATACTCCAGTACGAGTGAGGGATGCGGTGTGATGGACGCCAGCAGGGTGTCGCCGCTGAAGACCACCTCATCCTCGAAGATGGCGCAGAGGGAGTCAGGCGAATGACCCGGCGTGAGCAGGAAGCGGAAACGGTTGTCGGGCGAGGGCTCCCCTTCGCTGATACGATGTGTGACCTTTATGTTGCTGCGCTTGCGGTGATAGGGGCGGCAGGCAATATTGAACTTATCCGGCATCAGGCAGGTGCGGCAGGACCCGGGAAAATCCGGATGGGCGGCGCCGTCGTTTATATCCTCATGGTAGGCCGCCATGTTTTCAAAAGCGAAATGCGCCCACAGCTCAGCGCCGCCGTCGGCCAACATCTCGGGCAGGTTGCCGTCGTGGTCCTCATGTCCGTGAGAGATGATGACGCGTTTAATATCCTTTACAGCGAAACCGGCCTGGCCGAGCAGATCGGTCAGCATGTCGAATTTGTCGAACTGGCCTGTATCGATGAGAGTCGTCTTTTCGCCGGTCACCACGTAGCACCAGCTCGGGCCGAGGCTCCAGTCCCCGCCCGATTCATAGAACAGCGGCGCGCCCAGGCAGTAGATATCGGTACCGCGGCGCGTGCGGTATTTCATGATGACGCCCTCGCCGCCGGCTTTGCCCTGCTTTATAATCTCGAATTTCTGCAATGGATTACCTCCCTAGCCAACAAAGTCGTATTGTAAAGCTTTTTGACGAAGTGTGTCCAAAATTTGCTAAAATTAAGGCAGAACCTCTGCACGGAACGTTTGATAAGGAGGTGACCGCCATGGAAGACAAGATCATCAGATTCATCTCCAAGCTTAGCTCCGATAAGGTGCGCCTCACGGAGCTGATCGCTCATTTCGCCCACGACGTATCCGGCAATGACAAGGAAACGCTCATCTACAAAAAAATATTGCCAGCGCTGATCAATATGGAGAAGGAGAACAGGATCAAGCTGTCCTGGGACATGCTGCTTACGCGCTACCGGTTCCCGCGTTATATCTACTTCGCTGCGGATGACAGGAAGCAGCCGGTTGTGACGGGACGGCCCCTCTGGCAGGCGGAGATCGAGGATATACTCAAGAAAGATTCGATCCTTTACCGTAAGAAGGTGCGTGAGCTGCGCCTGCAGGACAAATTTGACCGGTTCCTCAAGCGCTACGAAAAGAGCGCAGACGAGATCTCACCCTCCGAAGACTGGATAAAGGTGATCACGGCAATTATGGAGAGCAACCTGGCGCAGTACGATGTCATGCGCGCCTGCATCGAGGCCTTCAAGGCCGGCGCGGTATGGGAGAAGTACAGGCGGGAACTCGAAGGATAGACATCTCGCAGTCATTGCGAACGCAGTGAAGCAATCTGGTATTGGGAAATAACGCTACACAGGATTGCCGCGTCGCCTGCGGCTCCTCGCAATGACCTGATTCAGGAAGGTGTGTTCATTTCCCTGGCCACGGCCAGCAGCGCCATCATCTCATCTTCCGTGACCTTGCCGCGGCGCACGGCTTCCTTTGGATTGCGGTTCTGCTCCTCCACCATGCGGATTGCCTTGCGTTCGGACACGCGGTCATGGAAGATCAGCCAGGCGGCCAGCACCAGGCCGGTCCTGCCCTGGCCGGCCGAGCAATGCACCACCGTCTTCTCGCCCCTCTCCATCGAGTTGTAAAGAAAATACATTATGTGGCGGAGCGCCTCGCCGGTGGGAAGCTGCATATCGGGAGTGGGCGCCCACAGCACGTTGTCCGGCTTGAAGGCCTCCGCGTAAAGGCCCAGCAGTCCCCCTTCCACCGGATAGTATTTGAGCTCTTGTTCGGGCAGCAGGCAGACGACGCGCCGGATGCCCTGCTCTTTAATGAAAGTAATCCAGTCGTCCACCACGTCCCGGTGGATGAACTTGCCGGGGTTCCCCGGCCGCTGCGAGCCGAAGACCAGTTTTTCGCCCTTCGCAGCCGGCCCGAATCCATACTCAGCCATATGATACCGTGTCTCTTAATCGGAAAAAGCTATGACGCCGATGATAACCAGGTTCACAACAGGCACAATGAAGAGCAGGCCCCACCAGCCCGGCTTGCCCCTGGCCTCGGAGATCTTCCACCACAGGATGACCAGGAAGATGATATTGACATAGGGGATCAGGCAGAGCAGCAGCCACCACCAGGCCTTGCCCGCGATCATGCACATCAGATATATATTGGCGATGGGTATCCAGGCCAGCCAGCCGTTGGGCGTATTGGTTTTCCTGGCTATCGTCTGCAGGCAGACAGCCACATAAATGTAGCATGCGATGCCGATGATGATCCATAAAGCCATCATCCAACCATCGTTAGGTGCTTGGTACATATCTACTTACCTCCTTGGCAGGATTATATATCACGCGCTTACATCGTTACAATGACCGGCATAGGTATGACTGCGGGCGGTTTCCAGCATCGCTTTCACATTTTCGAATTTTGCGTCGATGGGGCACTCGCAGCCCGTGCTCATAATAAAGCCGCCGTCCCTGCCCACGACTTCGCATAACTTACTGCAATAATTGACCACTTCCTCTTCCGTGCCGAGCGCGAGCAGAGATGCCGGCACATCGCCCATGATGCACATGTGGCCTTTCAATATCTCCTTGGCCTTGAAGATATCGGTCGTGCTGTCCAGCTCGCAGATGCATTTGCCCCGCGGCAGGTCTTTAAGATAGGGGAGATTGAGCGTCCAATCGGTGTCGAAATGAAGGATGCTGATCAGCCCGGCGGCTGCGAAAGCATCGGCCATCTTTTTGATGTAGGGGAAGCCGAACCTTTCAAATATCCTGAGCGGATAGAAACTGCCCGATCCACGCTCCAGTGGAAAGAACACGTACTTCAGGCCCGTGGCGGCGGTGTCGTCCAGCACGTTCCGGATCAGGTCATCCACCATGGCGTCCATCACCGCCTGCATCTTGTCCGGCTGCCTGTAGAGGTCCAGCGTGAACTGGTTGAGCGTCCTGGACAGCGAGAGGATCATGGTGGGATCGCAGGTGGTTGCGCCCGACATCACCGGCACGCCTTTGTCACGCCATATATCGACATGCTCCATGTATATTTTAAGCAGCTTCTTCTGGGTGGCATCGATTTTCTCCAGGGGACGTCCCGTTGCCCTCGGCAGGAACTCGGCCAAAAATCCGTTCCAGCCGCGATTGATTATGGTCTCATAGTCCTCCCGGGTGAATATCTCCATCTCAACAGCCTGCAGGGCTTCATGCTCCCCCGCCTGTTTGCCCGGCACCCGCATCGGCATGGGCGCCGCCGAGATCTTCCAGCTCGAATTCACCCATATGAGGTTAGCGGCAAGCTGCCCATCCCAGCCGCCCAGGGCATCGAACGTATCCGCCAGGGCCTTGATAGTGGTCTGCGGGTTCCTGTATCCATCGCTTTGCGGTACACCCTGATATCTGAGGGCAAACTGGGCGATCAGAGGGACCGTCGGTACCCTGTCCGGGATCCCCGGTGATATGACGGTCTCAATGCGGTTGGTCCTTGTTATCAGGTTTTCTTCCACTTTACTCGCTCCCTGCATATTGTATACGGTGCTGCAAATCAATCAATCATAACTAAACTGAATGGTCTTATCAAACTTAACCCTTGATATGATGTCCGCCCCGGCGCAAAACACATTCAGAACGCCGTCCCGGACACCCGGGTGGACATCCCAGAGCTTCAAATAAACGCTGATCTGCACTATAATTAGCAGGCCAAAATCTTATATTCGATCAGGAGGTTCCATGGAGCTCTCAATCTGGGGTATCGTTCTCAACCTGCTGGAACAGGCCTGTCTCGTTATAGTCGTTTTTTACCTGCTGTTCCAGATCAGGTTCTTCCGGCGCATGCTGGAGGGAAAGCCCAATCTGCTCGACCAGCTTATACTGGCCGTAATCTTCGGTGCACTGGCCGTCTACGGCACCTACAGCGGCGTGCAGACGTCCGGAGCCATCGCAAACATCCGTAATCTCGGCCCGATGATCGCCGGATTCCTGGGCGGCCCCTGGGCCGGCCTGGGCGCGGGACTGATCGGCGGCGTCCACCGTTACTTCATGGGCGGCTTCACCGCCGTGCCCTGCGCGCTGGGGACCATAGCCAGCGGTCTGATTGCCGGCATAATCTATGCGCTGCTCAAAGGCAAAATCGGCGTCTGGAAACCGACCCTCTATGCGTTCCTGATGGAATGTGCGGACATGGGCCTGCTGCTGGTGATGGCCCAGCCCTTCGACAAAGCCCTGAACCTTGTGTCCATCATAGCCGTGCCCATGATTCTGGCCGATACCGCCGGTGTGGCGGTTTTCGCTTTCATGCTGAGCAAACTTAAGTCGGTCCGCTGAAGATGCGCGCCGGCCGGCGCCCCGGTTAAACAAA
The nucleotide sequence above comes from Dehalococcoidia bacterium. Encoded proteins:
- a CDS encoding UvrD-helicase domain-containing protein, whose translation is MNNLPLTADHASRRRISENLQEGLFVEAGAGTGKTTEMVSRIVNLIRQGVTTIDRLAAITFTEMAAAELRDRVRRGLEEYALSPGACEEEKKRCREAAADMDGASIQTLHSFAASLLRERPLEAGLPPNFRIAEPIEADIRFEDKWQSWLHGELLTGDTALELLRLIKLGLKTGHLRAAAIALQSNYDRIGQPFDIHPAPPRRAVAKVVESLPLMQKLCSLCLDESDNLYQHMQGVLSLGAALSSMQPSDDYALMALARGGKLKQSRGDRKKWGNLPSGENACSELKALLGDLEEARQAEIESVKQAGLAVLLEKLRLAVLAYADERRAGGVAEFHDLLVWARDTLRDNASVRKHFQHKYSRILIDEFQDTDPIQAEIAFYLTSGPAEGGRDLAESDWKKLSPLPGRLFVVGDPKQSIYRFRRADIATVDTVRGLMAAGSAPLTHNFRSQHTIIAWVNHVFQRWMVGREGVQPPYMNLEHAQMPPESQLERCVKYIGGYVENERAAVRRREAQEVALLLQHIRTGGWQVRGTDGALRDAEFRDVCILMPSRTGLAALERQLSEARVPYRIESESFILGTQDVKELLNCLRAIDSPADQVALVGALRSSAFACSDEDLLLWVEGGGRLDYIDPGRGEGIVRDALATLQSFHVGRGWLQADRLIENFIEDRRLSQSAYGRSRPREKLRRLQAMVDLARAYARVEGSSLRGFLDWMDRRAEEGSRMEEAPVPEADEDAVRIMTVHAAKGLEFPIVIMLGLDDRPSARFSSVIFDRSGGCEVRLGSGAGEFKTAGYDGLKDIEREAEEAERVRLKYVAATRARDHLVLSLYHSSEKTDAAAILGHCEGAADLWGEIDLSGVTPFRPDAEAVADEKDDGKPELDRWKERRALVLAQSSRPAAVAVTDLVKMSKEEAEGGEVYYRTGRGGSSLGRAVHSVLQSIDLSTGAGMQDFSRAQAAAEGIAGRWQEVAKMAGNGLQSDIVRRAVASGNYHREVFISAAVDGRLLEGIMDIIFEEEDGLVIADYKTDAIDKEDELLEKRDIYELQAGLYALMAQEATGRPVKQVVLLFLRTKKEIAPGDIDRLIAEARTRVAGVK
- a CDS encoding YIP1 family protein, translated to MASGPLFQRMLRAAKLESQLYEEVESDSTATGQALLVVVLVSVCSGIGSGISAAMKGSETVSGFFIGLATGIIGSLIAWFVFSLLCFWLGTSIFKGPNTKSSLGELLRVLGFAYSPGVLNIFSFIPFIGPIIPFVTWIWTIIAAVIAVRQACDFTTGRSIGTVIVAAIIPIIIIVLLGVLIGGAIAAVSS
- a CDS encoding putative quinol monooxygenase is translated as MIVITATMRAKEGQGDEMAKAIQSFAPKFLKDPGCIDYSVHRRADNRDIFFFYEKYEDNEALTFHSSAPHFKDMFRAIKPFLEGQAEIAMYEKI
- a CDS encoding MBL fold metallo-hydrolase, yielding MQKFEIIKQGKAGGEGVIMKYRTRRGTDIYCLGAPLFYESGGDWSLGPSWCYVVTGEKTTLIDTGQFDKFDMLTDLLGQAGFAVKDIKRVIISHGHEDHDGNLPEMLADGGAELWAHFAFENMAAYHEDINDGAAHPDFPGSCRTCLMPDKFNIACRPYHRKRSNIKVTHRISEGEPSPDNRFRFLLTPGHSPDSLCAIFEDEVVFSGDTLLASITPHPSLVLEYYCNRRILPEGYGNDNSAYGLMAYIRSLDKLQKQCAHTELLLPGHRLYERGEPHYLKPAERAAEILRFHVERCGNILKILDGRVLDLDQISIELFEPRLRKGFGKYLSHREVMSHLELLAMHGDIAWAGGGPEFKSRSTGNDNYKKFFQQFI
- a CDS encoding dual specificity protein phosphatase family protein produces the protein MAEYGFGPAAKGEKLVFGSQRPGNPGKFIHRDVVDDWITFIKEQGIRRVVCLLPEQELKYYPVEGGLLGLYAEAFKPDNVLWAPTPDMQLPTGEALRHIMYFLYNSMERGEKTVVHCSAGQGRTGLVLAAWLIFHDRVSERKAIRMVEEQNRNPKEAVRRGKVTEDEMMALLAVAREMNTPS
- a CDS encoding DUF5684 domain-containing protein; translation: MYQAPNDGWMMALWIIIGIACYIYVAVCLQTIARKTNTPNGWLAWIPIANIYLMCMIAGKAWWWLLLCLIPYVNIIFLVILWWKISEARGKPGWWGLLFIVPVVNLVIIGVIAFSD
- a CDS encoding uroporphyrinogen decarboxylase family protein — protein: MEENLITRTNRIETVISPGIPDRVPTVPLIAQFALRYQGVPQSDGYRNPQTTIKALADTFDALGGWDGQLAANLIWVNSSWKISAAPMPMRVPGKQAGEHEALQAVEMEIFTREDYETIINRGWNGFLAEFLPRATGRPLEKIDATQKKLLKIYMEHVDIWRDKGVPVMSGATTCDPTMILSLSRTLNQFTLDLYRQPDKMQAVMDAMVDDLIRNVLDDTAATGLKYVFFPLERGSGSFYPLRIFERFGFPYIKKMADAFAAAGLISILHFDTDWTLNLPYLKDLPRGKCICELDSTTDIFKAKEILKGHMCIMGDVPASLLALGTEEEVVNYCSKLCEVVGRDGGFIMSTGCECPIDAKFENVKAMLETARSHTYAGHCNDVSA
- a CDS encoding LytS/YhcK type 5TM receptor domain-containing protein, with product MELSIWGIVLNLLEQACLVIVVFYLLFQIRFFRRMLEGKPNLLDQLILAVIFGALAVYGTYSGVQTSGAIANIRNLGPMIAGFLGGPWAGLGAGLIGGVHRYFMGGFTAVPCALGTIASGLIAGIIYALLKGKIGVWKPTLYAFLMECADMGLLLVMAQPFDKALNLVSIIAVPMILADTAGVAVFAFMLSKLKSVR